One Bacillus sp. FJAT-52991 genomic region harbors:
- a CDS encoding PspA/IM30 family protein produces the protein MTNIFTKFRRVVEAGLFEFVEEKEKKNPIAMLNQYLREAQKETEKAVKLLERQQLLKQELERELRNARHLEERRSRQAIVAGQAGEEELETFAKHEAEVYKERVVRLEESIDLVQQQLITLESKAEEMKHKLKDMNVRRLELMGRENVARAHHSMNKLLDDTNETNRPFGRFEELEIYIDNLENKVNRRYETSVMDVRLAELERQARQVEKSAQLDQNVL, from the coding sequence ATGACAAACATTTTTACTAAATTCAGAAGAGTTGTAGAAGCAGGGTTATTTGAATTCGTGGAGGAGAAAGAGAAAAAGAATCCAATTGCTATGCTCAATCAATACTTACGCGAAGCACAAAAAGAAACAGAGAAAGCGGTTAAGTTGTTAGAACGCCAGCAATTATTGAAACAAGAGCTTGAACGCGAACTGCGAAATGCTCGCCATCTAGAGGAAAGAAGAAGTAGACAAGCGATCGTTGCGGGACAAGCTGGAGAAGAAGAACTGGAGACATTTGCAAAACATGAAGCTGAAGTGTATAAAGAACGTGTTGTGCGTTTGGAGGAATCCATTGATCTTGTGCAACAACAGCTAATTACTCTCGAGAGCAAAGCGGAAGAGATGAAGCATAAATTAAAGGATATGAATGTTCGTCGATTAGAATTGATGGGTCGTGAGAATGTAGCTAGAGCACATCACAGTATGAATAAGCTACTTGACGATACGAATGAAACCAACCGCCCATTTGGCCGCTTTGAAGAACTGGAGATTTATATAGATAACTTAGAAAATAAGGTGAATCGCCGCTATGAAACTTCCGTGATGGATGTTCGCCTAGCAGAACTTGAACGCCAAGCGCGTCAAGTAGAAAAGAGCGCACAGTTAGACCAAAATGTGCTATGA
- the liaF gene encoding cell wall-active antibiotics response protein LiaF, translated as MSSLKRTDMLTVFLLSALLMILIEATFFDVEIVFSLFFGMAMLYFGRRWRKNWFGRLLFWFGVFLIFIMILNMSSLRMLVIAAVAYMLYRVIQSKKHPAEISLVSENIPSIEIESGQSMNHPFMKSRLFSVQSTPEQPYEWKDIHIQGGLGDIHIDVSNTVLPKGTAVISIRQAMGKVKIDVPYETPIRIRYAALAGNVSLFQRFPTSVWNDTFYYEDQRQVEQEGAESVVVILVSTLFGDLEVNRV; from the coding sequence GTGTCATCACTCAAACGGACAGATATGCTGACTGTATTTTTGCTTTCAGCTTTACTAATGATTTTAATTGAGGCAACCTTTTTTGATGTGGAAATTGTCTTTTCCCTCTTTTTCGGAATGGCGATGCTCTACTTTGGTAGAAGGTGGAGAAAAAACTGGTTTGGTCGGTTATTGTTTTGGTTTGGGGTCTTCTTAATATTCATTATGATATTAAACATGAGCAGTTTGCGAATGTTAGTGATTGCAGCAGTCGCTTATATGTTGTACCGTGTGATCCAATCTAAAAAACATCCGGCAGAAATATCGCTTGTTTCTGAAAATATTCCGTCTATAGAGATTGAATCCGGTCAGTCGATGAATCATCCATTTATGAAAAGCCGCTTATTTTCTGTTCAATCTACGCCAGAACAACCTTATGAATGGAAAGATATTCATATTCAAGGAGGACTTGGCGACATTCATATTGATGTAAGCAACACGGTTTTACCTAAAGGAACAGCTGTCATTTCAATTAGACAAGCTATGGGCAAAGTGAAAATTGATGTTCCTTACGAGACACCAATCCGTATTAGATATGCAGCTTTGGCCGGAAATGTTAGTTTGTTTCAACGTTTTCCTACCTCTGTTTGGAATGATACTTTTTACTATGAAGATCAACGACAAGTAGAGCAAGAAGGAGCAGAAAGTGTGGTTGTGATTCTTGTATCCACGTTGTTTGGAGACTTGGAGGTGAACCGGGTATGA
- a CDS encoding flagellar basal body rod protein, with translation MKKVMLFCVGGLAAIIAAASLGPVIALVICAGIMYVAWTQFQKPSSKLLKAFWGMAGIIAFFTAVGNVPALLGVGALAVLYLVYKKWNEDDEELVKVQEENDPFINFEKEWKQLTK, from the coding sequence ATGAAAAAGGTGATGTTGTTTTGTGTAGGTGGACTAGCTGCCATCATCGCTGCTGCAAGTTTAGGACCTGTTATTGCCCTAGTCATCTGTGCGGGAATCATGTATGTCGCATGGACACAATTTCAAAAACCATCTTCAAAATTGTTAAAAGCATTTTGGGGAATGGCTGGGATCATAGCATTCTTTACTGCTGTTGGAAATGTTCCTGCTCTTCTAGGAGTTGGCGCACTGGCTGTTCTGTACTTAGTTTATAAAAAGTGGAACGAAGATGACGAAGAGTTAGTGAAAGTTCAGGAAGAGAATGATCCATTTATTAATTTTGAAAAAGAATGGAAACAATTGACAAAATAA
- a CDS encoding sensor histidine kinase gives MNVFAKQFRQVFFVSLVISVILLSAFVVSFPQPNWEVYIEKKIFDFPFAVFLVVAIISSAFFFSLLYGWLQWSAFKKLEDRIDLLVTGKDAVSDETKLTAEFAGIEQKFQQLEQTVAEQKLAARRLVLEKTESQESLIEEMVSQERQRLARELHDSVSQQLFAASMMMSAVNENRESHNPLETKQLAMVEEMIQQSQLEMRALLLHLRPVPLNGKLLKEGIDELLLELSQKVPLAIHWTVEEIDMDRGMEDHLFRIIQESISNTLRHAKASRLDVLNVWRDGFVILRISDDGVGFDVKKDKAGSYGLQNMHERAVEIGGTLKIISLPTQGTKLEVKVPLKQTEDKGANDE, from the coding sequence ATGAATGTATTTGCCAAGCAATTTAGGCAAGTTTTTTTCGTCAGCTTGGTCATCTCAGTGATCCTCCTTTCCGCTTTTGTCGTTAGCTTTCCGCAGCCAAATTGGGAAGTCTATATTGAGAAAAAAATATTTGACTTTCCGTTTGCTGTCTTTCTTGTTGTAGCTATTATTAGCAGCGCTTTTTTCTTTAGTTTGCTGTATGGATGGTTACAATGGTCGGCTTTTAAAAAGCTAGAGGATCGGATTGACTTATTAGTAACTGGTAAGGATGCAGTTAGTGATGAAACAAAGCTAACAGCTGAATTTGCGGGTATTGAACAGAAATTTCAGCAATTAGAGCAGACGGTAGCAGAGCAAAAACTGGCGGCTAGGCGACTCGTACTGGAGAAAACGGAAAGTCAGGAAAGTCTTATTGAGGAAATGGTGTCACAGGAAAGACAGCGTCTAGCTCGAGAGTTACACGACTCAGTTTCCCAACAACTGTTTGCCGCTTCAATGATGATGTCGGCGGTGAATGAGAATAGAGAGTCTCATAATCCTTTGGAGACGAAGCAGCTGGCGATGGTCGAAGAAATGATTCAGCAATCCCAGCTAGAGATGAGGGCACTGCTACTACATTTACGTCCTGTTCCTCTAAACGGAAAATTGCTCAAAGAGGGTATTGATGAGCTGTTACTAGAACTCTCTCAAAAAGTACCTCTTGCTATTCATTGGACGGTAGAAGAAATTGACATGGATCGAGGGATGGAAGATCATTTATTTCGCATCATTCAAGAGTCTATTTCGAATACATTGCGTCATGCAAAAGCCAGCCGTTTAGATGTATTGAACGTTTGGCGTGATGGCTTTGTCATTTTACGAATCAGTGATGATGGTGTCGGTTTTGACGTTAAAAAAGATAAAGCAGGTTCTTATGGGTTACAAAATATGCATGAACGAGCAGTTGAAATTGGTGGAACATTGAAAATTATTTCACTGCCGACACAAGGGACAAAGCTAGAAGTGAAAGTTCCACTCAAACAAACAGAAGACAAGGGGGCAAATGATGAATGA
- a CDS encoding response regulator transcription factor, which yields MIKVLLVDDHEMVRIGVSAYLMAQPDIEVVAEAENGEVAVEKALQLKPDIILMDLVMPKLDGIEATKKIMKEWSDARIIIVTSFLDDEKVYPALEAGAVSYLLKTSKASVIAEAIRKTYAGEPVLEPEVTGKMMKRMRQGQKTPLHEELTEREREVLLLVAQGKANQDIADELFISLKTVKTHVSNILSKLEVQDRTQAVIYAFQNGLVK from the coding sequence ATGATCAAGGTGCTTCTTGTAGATGACCACGAAATGGTGCGCATCGGCGTGTCCGCTTATTTAATGGCACAGCCTGATATTGAAGTAGTAGCGGAAGCGGAAAACGGAGAGGTTGCTGTAGAGAAGGCGCTTCAGTTGAAGCCAGATATTATTTTAATGGATCTTGTCATGCCGAAGCTAGATGGGATCGAAGCAACAAAAAAGATTATGAAAGAGTGGTCTGACGCGCGGATTATTATTGTTACGAGCTTTTTAGATGACGAAAAAGTGTACCCGGCATTGGAAGCTGGTGCGGTTAGCTACCTTTTGAAAACATCAAAAGCAAGCGTCATTGCTGAGGCCATTCGGAAAACGTATGCAGGTGAGCCAGTCCTCGAGCCTGAAGTGACGGGGAAAATGATGAAGCGTATGCGTCAAGGACAAAAAACACCTCTCCATGAAGAACTGACCGAGCGGGAGAGAGAAGTGCTGTTACTTGTTGCTCAAGGAAAAGCCAATCAGGACATTGCTGATGAATTGTTTATTTCCTTGAAAACAGTAAAGACACACGTCAGCAATATTTTATCGAAGCTTGAAGTTCAAGACCGAACCCAAGCTGTGATCTATGCCTTTCAAAATGGCCTGGTGAAATAA